The genomic region GTTCATGGTTATGAACTCTAAAACTAGAAGCCTAATAATATTGATGTTATTACCATGTTTAATGGTATATGTTATTTTAGCTCTTATACCACTTGGATTTACAATATGGTTATCTCTAATTAATATGTGGCGTCCTGGCGAAACACATTTGCATTTTGTTGGTGCAGAGAACTATGTTAAGATACTCACAGATCCCATGGCCATGTATTCTCTTAGAATAACACTAATATATACTGTTGTATCAGTTGCTGTAGAAGTGTTGTTAGGATTGGTAATAGGTGCTTTAATGTATGAAAGCATTTCTGTTAGAAGAACCTTAACACCAATTCTTGTTATACCATTGGGGATACCACCAATTACAGTGGGTCTGATATGGAGATTTCTTTTTCATCCAGATTTTGGTGCTTTTACATACTGGCTACGTACAACAACTGGTTTAAATATAAACTATGCTATTCATGGCGATCAGGCTTATGCACTAACTATAGTTATGGATATATGGCAGTGGACACCGCTAGTAGCATTTATTGTGCTTGGAGGATTACTTGCAATACCCACGGAATATGTGGAATCTTTTATGATTGATGGAGCTGGCTTCTTTAGAAGATTAACACATTTGTATATGAGAATGATAAGATCTAATCTAGTATTTGCCATTATCTTGAGGTTCATGGACTCGTTCAAGGTTTTTGACCAGGTGTGGATGTTAACACAGGGAGGGCCTGGTACAGCTACACAATATGTTAGCATATTTTTGTATAGACTAGGATTAATATCATGGAATTTGTCAGAAGCTGCAGCATTATCGCTAATAATACTGTTAATAGTTATTATTGTAAGCAATGTAGTTACTAAAATAATAAAGAGATAGTTAGGTGTCTATATGAAGAGGCAAACACTAATATATATAATTGTAATAGTGCTCATAGCATTTGCATACATATTTCCACTTTACTGGCTAATTACAACCTCTTTGAAAAGCTATATAGAGATATATGCTAATCCACCTTACTGGTACCCACCTAATCCATCGCTGCAATACTATCTTGATGCGTTCTATAAGTTCTTTGGTTTAAAATATTTGATTAACTCATTGATAGTTGCATCCACTAATGCAGCACTTGCAACATTATCATCACTATTAGCTGCATTTGTCATTTCAAGATTTCAATTCAAAGGCAAAGACACGTTGTTCTTCTCATTTGTATCAATGCGTATGGCACCACCAGCAGTATTTGCAGTGGCATACTATTACATGTTTTGTGTAACATTGGGTATGAAAGATCAGCTCATAGCACTAATAATAGTTTATTTGGTTTTCAATATTCCGATAGCGATATGGCTTCTGTTATCAGCAGAAGAGAATATACCGAGGGATTTAGACTATGTTGCGTCACTAGAAGGGTATGGCCCTCTATCTATACTTTTCAAGATTCATACACCAATAATAAGAGGTGTTATAGTAATTGCCTATATACTAACATTTCTCTTTGCCTTCAACGAGTATCTATTTGCATCATTCTTAACAAGTACTGAGGCGAGAACAATTCCAACAGGATTGCAGGGCATGGTAACTGTTGCAGGAGTTTATTGGTCTCAAATGGCAGCTTTGGGTGTGATTTCGGCATTGCCAGGAATAATAATAGCGCTTGTGACAAGAAGATACTTGGTAACAGGATTGACAATGGGTATGGCCTAGGGTGAAAACATGGAAAGTCTCAGAGTTCAGAACTTGGTTAAGAAATATGGCTCAGTAACAGCAATTAACAATATAAGTTTAGAGTTCACCCCAGGAAATATTATAACAGTATTTGGGCCTGCTGGATCAGGTAAAACAACATTGTTAAAGATAATGGCTGGGTTTGAAAAACCTGACCAAGGCAGAATATTTCTCGGCAACGAGGATATTACTGATTTACCTCCTCACAAAAGAAATGTGGCGTTTGTATTTCAAACTTATGCATTATTTCCATTCATGACTGTATACGATAACATAGCATTTCCACTTAAAGCAGCAAAGAAGTATTCTTCAGCAGAAATTGATAAAAAGGTCAAAGAAGTAGCGTCTCTACTTAGAATTGATGATATATTAAGTAAGTATCCACCTCAACTTAGTGGAGGTCAAAGACAGAGAGTGGCGATAGCCAGAGCTCTTGTAAAAGATGCTAAAATACTTTTATTTGACGAGCCTTTGACAAACCTCGACTACAAGATTAGAGAAGCAATGAGGGCTGAGCTAAAGAGGATACTTAGATATAGTAAAGATAAAATCGTTGTGTACTCTACTCCAGACCCTGTAGAAGCAGTTGCACTAGGAGATTATTTAGCAGTGTTGTTGTTTGGCAATCTAATACAATTTGGAGATCCGCTAGAAGCTCTTTCTAAACCAAAATCCATTGATGTAGTAAAGTACTTGTTCTATCCACCAGCAAATATGTTTGAAGGAGTTATGGTTTGTAAGGATACTGTATGTAATGTTAGATTACCAACAATTGATTCAAATGTGAGAATAGCAAACGTGAAGAAGATAAGTGGTGAAAAAGAAATTATTGTTGCTGTAAGACCTCAGGAGATGAAACTATACTTTGATGTTTCTTCTGGCATAACTCAAGATGTAATTGGGCTTAAGGGTACTGTTGTAACAAGTGAAATACTTGGTTCTGAAACATTAATATATGTATCTATTAACAATAAGGCCATTGTTAAAGTATTAATACCTGAGTTAAGACCTATAGAAACAGCCATTGAAGTGTTGCTAACTTTTGGATCAACAGATGTAATGATTTTTGATAAAGCTACTGGCAAGCTTATTTACTCACTAGGAGAGTTTATAGAGGGATGATAAATGGTTGAGATTAGAGTCGAAAATGTTACACATATTTATGGCGATAAAATAAAGACAGTTGCATTAAGAGATGTAAGTATAGTGTTTCCCAATGGCAAAATCATAGGTATATTAGGGCCTTCAGGTTGCGGCAAAACAACACTATTAAAGATAATTGCTGGTTTATTAAAACCCACAAAAGGAAGAATTTATTTCGACAATAATGATGTAACAGACTGGGATCCAATTAAAAGAAATGTAGCTATGGTATTTCAGTTTCCTGTTGCTTATGACATGACTGTGTATGATAATATAGCGTTTCCACTTAAAATACGTAGATATCCAAAAGAGGAAATAGATAGAAGAGTGAAAGAGGTAATTGAGGTACTTGGTATATCAAAAGAAATACTTAATACAAATGCTCGTGGAGCAGATCCATCACTGCGACAAAAAATAGCTGTTGCAAGAGCTATAGTGAGAGAGGCAAATGTTCTCTTGCTAGATGAGCCTTTAACAAATTTAGAACCACTTGTAAGAGTAGAACTAAAGTCTAAATTAAAAGAAATAGTACAAAAAATAAAGATCACAACACTATATGTTTCCCATGACCAAGCAGAGGTCTTAACACTTGCTGAAAAAGTAGCTGTAATGAATGAAGGAAGAATTGTTCAATATGATGATACATCGATATTGTATGAATACCCCAAAAACAAATTTGTTGGTTATTTCATTGGAAATCCTGGTATGAACTATATTAGTTGTGTTCTTGAAGAAGATTTCTTGGACTGTAAAGGATTTAGATATAAGTTAATGCCTAATGAAGTAGAAGCATTGAGAAAAGCTGGCAAGGAATTTGACCTGGGAATTCGACCCGAGCATATTAAAGTTTCAAGAGACTATGGTGAAGTAGAAGGAAAAGTTGTTGTAGTAGAGAAATTAGGCACAGCAATGCTATATCACATTGAGATTTCTCCAAATGTTACTATTATTGCAAAAACATATATGTCGCTTAATGTCAGAGAGGGAGATAGAATTTATATGACATTACCTCGTGAGAAAATCAGAATTTTTAGTAAAGATGGAGAGAGAATAGTTTAGATAAATTTCATTGAATTTGATTTCATTTAGTTAATTTATTTCAAATATTCACAAAAGTTTTTAACTATACATTTTATTCTTATTATGGAGGTGCAAATATGTTTGATCCAATAACAATTGCATCTACGTTTTACATTCGTGGGTTTAGGGCTCCTGGAAACTATATTCAGGGTAGGGGGGTATTAAGTTATTTGGGAAAGCTTGTTAAAAGATATGGTAGAAAGGCTTTGGTGCTTTCAGATTCTGATGTTAGGCGTATTGTTGGTGGTGTTGTTGAGGAGAGTCTTAGGAGGTTTGGTGTTGAGTATGTTTATGTTATTTTTAATAGGGAGTGTAGTTGGGAGGAGATAAACAGGGTTACTAAAATAGCGTTGGAGAATAGTGTTGATATGGTTATTGGTGTTGGTGGTGGAAAGACTATGGATACTGCAAAAGCTGTTGCAATACCAAATGAGCTTGCAGCTGTTATGGTTCCTACAATAGCCTCTAC from Ignisphaera cupida harbors:
- a CDS encoding carbohydrate ABC transporter permease, producing the protein MNSKTRSLIILMLLPCLMVYVILALIPLGFTIWLSLINMWRPGETHLHFVGAENYVKILTDPMAMYSLRITLIYTVVSVAVEVLLGLVIGALMYESISVRRTLTPILVIPLGIPPITVGLIWRFLFHPDFGAFTYWLRTTTGLNINYAIHGDQAYALTIVMDIWQWTPLVAFIVLGGLLAIPTEYVESFMIDGAGFFRRLTHLYMRMIRSNLVFAIILRFMDSFKVFDQVWMLTQGGPGTATQYVSIFLYRLGLISWNLSEAAALSLIILLIVIIVSNVVTKIIKR
- a CDS encoding carbohydrate ABC transporter permease, translating into MKRQTLIYIIVIVLIAFAYIFPLYWLITTSLKSYIEIYANPPYWYPPNPSLQYYLDAFYKFFGLKYLINSLIVASTNAALATLSSLLAAFVISRFQFKGKDTLFFSFVSMRMAPPAVFAVAYYYMFCVTLGMKDQLIALIIVYLVFNIPIAIWLLLSAEENIPRDLDYVASLEGYGPLSILFKIHTPIIRGVIVIAYILTFLFAFNEYLFASFLTSTEARTIPTGLQGMVTVAGVYWSQMAALGVISALPGIIIALVTRRYLVTGLTMGMA
- a CDS encoding ABC transporter ATP-binding protein; its protein translation is MESLRVQNLVKKYGSVTAINNISLEFTPGNIITVFGPAGSGKTTLLKIMAGFEKPDQGRIFLGNEDITDLPPHKRNVAFVFQTYALFPFMTVYDNIAFPLKAAKKYSSAEIDKKVKEVASLLRIDDILSKYPPQLSGGQRQRVAIARALVKDAKILLFDEPLTNLDYKIREAMRAELKRILRYSKDKIVVYSTPDPVEAVALGDYLAVLLFGNLIQFGDPLEALSKPKSIDVVKYLFYPPANMFEGVMVCKDTVCNVRLPTIDSNVRIANVKKISGEKEIIVAVRPQEMKLYFDVSSGITQDVIGLKGTVVTSEILGSETLIYVSINNKAIVKVLIPELRPIETAIEVLLTFGSTDVMIFDKATGKLIYSLGEFIEG
- a CDS encoding ABC transporter ATP-binding protein, producing the protein MVEIRVENVTHIYGDKIKTVALRDVSIVFPNGKIIGILGPSGCGKTTLLKIIAGLLKPTKGRIYFDNNDVTDWDPIKRNVAMVFQFPVAYDMTVYDNIAFPLKIRRYPKEEIDRRVKEVIEVLGISKEILNTNARGADPSLRQKIAVARAIVREANVLLLDEPLTNLEPLVRVELKSKLKEIVQKIKITTLYVSHDQAEVLTLAEKVAVMNEGRIVQYDDTSILYEYPKNKFVGYFIGNPGMNYISCVLEEDFLDCKGFRYKLMPNEVEALRKAGKEFDLGIRPEHIKVSRDYGEVEGKVVVVEKLGTAMLYHIEISPNVTIIAKTYMSLNVREGDRIYMTLPREKIRIFSKDGERIV